In Gulosibacter molinativorax, a single window of DNA contains:
- the pstA gene encoding phosphate ABC transporter permease PstA translates to MTTTTQTSSQTAKRTDSALTAGQLQPWHGPAILIASFAVSFVLFLIIWLSTGEPFLTVVERSGKVTINFNWGGWLALGAVLYLIAIWSISRAVEGPRQATNRLVTGGVTTAFVLAMIPLLSLLFTLVVNGWEGVTSANFFTNDAATPGQRGALHAIVGTLLITLATSIIAVPIGIFTAIYLVEYGNGNWLSKAINFFVDVMTGIPSIVAGLFAFALFMMVTQATGGDTTRVNSGFAGAIALLVLMIPTVVRSAEEMLRLVPMDLREASYALGVTKWRTIAKIVLPTALAGLVTGVLLAIARVIGETAPLMVAAGMTINMNANLFSGQMSALPTFVYQQWKFGTAEGEMLAWGGALMLLIIVILFNVVGRLVSHFFSPKGDR, encoded by the coding sequence ATGACTACTACTACGCAGACTTCTTCTCAGACGGCCAAGCGCACGGACAGTGCGCTCACCGCCGGGCAGCTCCAGCCCTGGCATGGCCCGGCGATTCTCATCGCCTCGTTCGCCGTATCGTTCGTACTGTTCTTGATCATCTGGCTGTCGACTGGCGAACCATTCCTCACGGTCGTGGAGCGCAGCGGTAAGGTCACAATCAATTTCAACTGGGGTGGCTGGCTCGCACTCGGTGCGGTGCTCTACCTCATTGCTATCTGGTCGATCTCGCGCGCCGTGGAAGGCCCCCGCCAGGCAACAAACCGCCTCGTCACTGGCGGCGTTACGACGGCCTTCGTCCTTGCGATGATCCCGCTGCTGTCACTCCTGTTCACGCTCGTCGTCAACGGTTGGGAAGGTGTGACCTCGGCCAACTTCTTCACGAACGACGCAGCGACGCCTGGCCAGCGCGGTGCGCTCCACGCAATTGTCGGTACTCTACTGATCACGCTGGCGACCAGCATCATCGCAGTCCCGATCGGTATCTTTACCGCGATCTACCTCGTCGAATACGGCAACGGCAACTGGCTGTCGAAGGCAATCAACTTCTTTGTCGACGTCATGACGGGTATTCCGTCGATCGTTGCCGGTCTGTTCGCGTTCGCCCTGTTCATGATGGTGACGCAGGCCACGGGCGGTGACACGACGCGCGTGAACTCCGGTTTCGCGGGTGCGATCGCGCTCCTCGTGCTGATGATCCCGACCGTCGTTCGATCCGCTGAAGAGATGCTCCGCCTCGTGCCGATGGACCTCCGTGAAGCGTCCTACGCACTCGGCGTGACGAAGTGGCGCACTATCGCAAAGATCGTGCTCCCCACCGCTCTTGCCGGCCTCGTTACCGGTGTGCTGCTCGCAATCGCGCGTGTCATCGGTGAAACCGCGCCGCTCATGGTCGCGGCGGGTATGACGATCAACATGAACGCAAACCTCTTCTCGGGCCAGATGTCGGCGCTACCGACCTTCGTGTACCAGCAGTGGAAGTTTGGTACCGCCGAGGGTGAAATGCTCGCTTGGGGTGGCGCGCTCATGCTCCTTATCATCGTCATTCTCTTCAACGTCGTGGGCCGTCTGGTCTCCCACTTCTTCTCGCCGAAGGGCGACCGCTAG
- the pstC gene encoding phosphate ABC transporter permease subunit PstC — protein MTSTDSVTKTPEAPKSSRSSVRRIGDTVFQTISTTSGSLILAILAAVFIFLLAQGLPAIVTPVDTESHSDTFRANNGNFWGYIGPLVFGTIWSSLLAMLIAIPVGLSVALFISHFSDKKFQGAFGFVIDMLAAVPSVVFGLWGILVFAPIAGPLYQWLGTYLQWFPLFSGTPLASGRNMMTAVIVLAIMILPIITSLTREIFLQTPRLHEEASLALGATRWEMVQQAVFPYARSGIFASSILALGRALGETMAVAMVLSASGLVTFQLLTSQNSQTIAGQIANQYPEASGMNSNTLIAGGLVLFAITLAVNSIGRWIIAKTKK, from the coding sequence ATGACGAGTACTGACTCCGTGACGAAAACTCCCGAGGCGCCCAAATCGTCTCGGTCCTCCGTTCGGCGCATCGGTGACACCGTATTCCAGACCATTTCGACGACATCCGGCTCACTGATCCTCGCGATTCTCGCCGCGGTGTTCATCTTTCTCCTTGCCCAGGGCCTTCCCGCCATCGTGACGCCGGTGGACACAGAAAGCCACTCGGACACCTTCCGCGCGAACAACGGTAACTTCTGGGGCTACATCGGACCGCTTGTCTTCGGTACGATCTGGTCCTCGCTGCTTGCCATGCTGATCGCAATCCCCGTTGGCCTCTCCGTCGCGCTGTTCATCAGCCACTTCTCGGACAAGAAGTTCCAGGGTGCATTCGGCTTCGTGATCGACATGCTCGCGGCCGTGCCTTCCGTAGTCTTCGGTCTCTGGGGCATCCTGGTGTTCGCACCAATCGCCGGCCCGCTCTACCAGTGGCTGGGCACTTACCTGCAGTGGTTCCCACTCTTCTCGGGTACCCCGCTCGCGAGTGGCCGCAACATGATGACCGCGGTGATTGTCCTCGCGATCATGATCCTGCCGATCATCACGTCGCTCACCCGCGAAATCTTCCTCCAGACCCCGCGTCTTCACGAGGAAGCCTCGCTGGCACTTGGCGCCACGCGCTGGGAAATGGTGCAGCAGGCGGTCTTCCCCTACGCACGATCCGGTATCTTCGCATCCTCCATCCTGGCCCTCGGCCGAGCCCTCGGCGAGACGATGGCCGTGGCAATGGTGCTCTCCGCGTCCGGCCTCGTGACGTTCCAGCTGCTGACCTCGCAAAACTCGCAAACCATCGCGGGACAGATCGCGAACCAGTACCCGGAGGCCTCCGGAATGAACTCGAACACCCTCATCGCAGGTGGTCTCGTGTTGTTCGCGATCACGCTCGCGGTCAACTCGATCGGCCGCTGGATCATCGCGAAGACGAAGAAGTAG
- the pstS gene encoding phosphate ABC transporter substrate-binding protein PstS produces MKLSRVGTSVAMTAIAALALAGCAGGGDTASTTDPASGATDGAAASGSLSGELNATGASSQELAQLNGWVPGFKAVEADVTVNYTATGSGTGRDNFVAGTSDFIGSDRAFKLDEIESETFPLCAEGTDLVEFPAYISPIAVAYNLPSVDALNLDATVISQIFAGEITTWNDPAIAELNPDTELPDTAINAVHRGDASGTTGNFLSYLESAAPEAWTFGTEDEFPADLGGEAAQQTAGVAAAISAGEGSIGYLDASQAADLQVAAIKSGEGFVEYTPEAAAAVVAGSPLEEGRAETDVVYDLDYTGVEGGYPIVLVSYLVGCHDYQDDAKAELVKAYFSYVVSAEGQDAAVAAAQNAPLSDELRTQVQTAIDAIQ; encoded by the coding sequence ATGAAGCTTTCGCGCGTTGGCACCTCGGTTGCCATGACCGCCATTGCCGCACTCGCACTCGCTGGCTGCGCCGGCGGTGGCGACACGGCCTCGACCACTGACCCCGCCTCGGGTGCTACCGACGGCGCTGCCGCTTCGGGTAGCCTCTCTGGCGAGCTCAACGCCACCGGCGCATCGTCGCAGGAACTCGCTCAGCTCAACGGCTGGGTTCCCGGATTCAAGGCCGTTGAGGCCGACGTCACCGTCAACTACACCGCTACCGGTTCGGGTACCGGCCGCGACAACTTCGTCGCCGGCACCTCGGACTTCATCGGTTCGGACCGCGCGTTCAAGCTCGACGAGATCGAGTCGGAGACCTTCCCGCTCTGCGCCGAGGGCACCGACCTGGTCGAGTTCCCCGCATACATCTCGCCGATCGCGGTTGCCTACAACCTCCCCTCGGTTGACGCACTGAACCTCGACGCAACCGTCATCTCGCAGATCTTCGCTGGCGAGATCACCACCTGGAACGACCCGGCCATCGCCGAGCTGAACCCGGACACCGAACTCCCCGACACCGCGATCAACGCGGTACACCGCGGTGACGCTTCGGGTACGACCGGTAACTTCCTCTCCTACCTCGAGTCCGCAGCTCCCGAGGCGTGGACCTTCGGCACCGAGGACGAGTTCCCGGCCGACCTCGGTGGCGAGGCTGCACAGCAGACCGCCGGCGTTGCTGCCGCTATCTCGGCTGGTGAAGGTTCGATCGGCTACCTCGACGCTTCGCAGGCTGCCGACCTTCAGGTTGCTGCAATCAAGTCGGGTGAAGGCTTCGTTGAGTACACCCCTGAGGCCGCTGCAGCAGTTGTTGCTGGCTCGCCGCTCGAAGAGGGTCGCGCCGAGACCGACGTCGTCTACGACCTCGACTACACCGGCGTTGAGGGTGGCTACCCGATCGTTCTCGTCTCGTACCTCGTCGGCTGCCACGACTACCAGGACGACGCGAAGGCTGAGCTCGTCAAGGCGTACTTCAGCTACGTTGTCAGCGCCGAGGGTCAGGATGCAGCCGTTGCTGCAGCCCAGAACGCTCCGCTCTCGGACGAACTGCGTACGCAGGTTCAGACCGCGATCGACGCGATCCAGTAG
- a CDS encoding NUDIX hydrolase yields MTSSQTHDSPVYAAGALVWRQDGDEIETLVIHRSFHGDYSLPKGKVDDDETLPETAAREVWEETGFRVALGVPLSLVEYELPGGRPKEVHYWACEVTRDQWEGHKFEPNDEVDRLEWMSLDRAEQELTYVRDRELIGEFRELARLGRARTFPVILLRHAKAVASHAWTGEDETRPLTARGQAQSAQIVPILESYAPVALVTSTAVRCRATVAPFAQAAAIVPESTRILSQSAAPLDGEIRDLVAEAIAPGVGTVFCSHSPVMPELVAAVAQLTRTSAHDLARRALLSTAEASIFHVRKADLGLELVAAETFGPLI; encoded by the coding sequence GTGACTTCCTCGCAGACCCACGACTCCCCCGTCTACGCCGCCGGCGCGCTCGTCTGGCGGCAAGACGGGGATGAGATCGAAACGCTCGTCATCCACCGCTCCTTCCACGGCGACTACTCGCTGCCAAAGGGGAAGGTGGATGACGATGAAACGCTCCCGGAGACAGCGGCCCGGGAGGTGTGGGAGGAGACCGGCTTCCGCGTGGCACTCGGCGTGCCGCTGAGCCTCGTCGAATACGAGCTTCCGGGCGGCCGACCAAAGGAGGTCCACTACTGGGCCTGCGAGGTAACTCGCGACCAGTGGGAAGGCCACAAGTTCGAGCCGAATGACGAGGTCGATCGGCTCGAATGGATGTCGCTTGATCGTGCCGAACAAGAGCTCACCTATGTGCGCGATCGTGAACTTATCGGCGAGTTTCGCGAGCTCGCCCGCCTTGGCCGGGCACGCACCTTTCCCGTGATTCTGCTTCGGCACGCTAAGGCGGTCGCGAGCCACGCGTGGACCGGCGAGGATGAGACCCGGCCGTTGACCGCGCGTGGCCAGGCACAGTCGGCGCAGATCGTTCCCATCCTCGAGTCCTACGCCCCTGTGGCTCTCGTCACCTCGACGGCGGTCCGGTGCCGAGCCACCGTCGCACCATTCGCGCAAGCCGCGGCGATCGTACCGGAGAGCACCCGAATCCTGTCGCAGTCGGCGGCGCCGCTTGACGGCGAAATACGCGACCTCGTGGCCGAGGCCATCGCACCCGGCGTCGGTACCGTCTTCTGCAGTCACTCCCCGGTCATGCCTGAGCTCGTCGCTGCCGTGGCCCAACTCACCCGCACATCCGCGCACGATTTGGCGAGGCGAGCGCTGCTCTCAACCGCCGAGGCATCGATCTTTCACGTGAGGAAGGCCGACCTCGGTCTCGAATTAGTTGCGGCCGAAACATTTGGCCCGCTGATTTAG
- a CDS encoding RNA degradosome polyphosphate kinase produces the protein MDQASITPVTEFGLDRYIDRELSWLAFNQRVLELGEAAEVPLLERTNFLAIFPSNLDEWFMVRVAGLKRRIDTGLDQPTPAGVPAREILRQIRSKARDLQLRHARVFSNEVRPALANEGIHILGWDELDGSQQERLTDIFSTQIFPVLMPLAVDPAHPFPYISGLSLNFSVRVKNPLSGKIEFARLKVPPVLPRLYELDAPDGETWYILLEDLIAQHLDSLFPGMEVVDHHAFRVTRNEDMLIEEDETENLLQALEKELLRRRFGPPIRLEASDDMDDETLEILKAELDITNDEVTILPGPLDLSALFALGKVNRPDLKYTPQIPVTVAEFRTSDSDEEPDIFRAIAERDVLVHHPYESFSTSVQAFIEQAANDPDVLAIKQTLYRTSGDSPIIASLIKAAESGKQVLALVEIKARFDEQNNIVWARKLEKAGVHVVYGLVGLKTHCKLLQVIRKEEGHLHIYNHIGTGNYNPKTSRIYEDLGLFTDDEEVSGDITRLFNQLSGYAIERDFKRLLVAPLHLRPGLLQLIRNERDAALRGEPSRIRIKVNSMVDEELTDALYEASQAGVPVDIWVRGICSVRPGVPGLSENIRVRSVVGRNLEHSRLFSFHNGGDTQIYIGSADMMHRNLDRRIEALVRLTDPDHLRTVTELFDLGMSDDSATWHLNSDETWTRHHVSDQGEPLTDVHNEVMRRTAARPRRYTLR, from the coding sequence ATGGACCAGGCCTCGATCACCCCCGTCACCGAATTTGGGCTAGACCGCTACATTGACCGCGAGCTCAGCTGGCTCGCCTTCAACCAGCGCGTCCTCGAGCTCGGTGAAGCGGCGGAGGTACCTCTGCTCGAACGAACCAACTTCCTCGCCATCTTCCCCTCGAACCTCGACGAGTGGTTCATGGTGCGTGTCGCGGGCCTCAAGCGCCGCATTGACACCGGGCTCGACCAGCCCACTCCCGCGGGTGTGCCCGCACGCGAGATCCTGCGCCAGATTCGATCCAAGGCACGCGACCTGCAACTGCGTCACGCGCGGGTGTTCAGCAACGAGGTTCGCCCGGCGCTCGCGAACGAGGGAATCCACATCCTCGGTTGGGATGAGCTCGACGGCAGCCAGCAGGAGCGTCTGACCGATATCTTCTCGACGCAGATCTTCCCGGTCCTCATGCCGCTCGCGGTCGACCCCGCCCACCCGTTCCCCTATATTTCGGGCCTGTCGCTCAACTTCTCCGTGCGGGTGAAGAACCCGCTCAGCGGCAAGATCGAATTCGCCCGCCTCAAGGTGCCGCCGGTGCTCCCCCGTCTCTACGAGCTCGACGCGCCCGATGGTGAGACCTGGTACATCCTGCTCGAGGACCTCATCGCCCAGCACCTCGACTCGCTGTTCCCCGGCATGGAGGTCGTGGACCACCACGCCTTCCGCGTGACCCGTAACGAGGACATGCTGATCGAAGAGGACGAGACGGAGAACCTGCTGCAGGCGCTCGAGAAGGAGCTCCTGCGCCGCCGCTTTGGTCCGCCAATCCGGCTCGAGGCCTCGGACGACATGGACGACGAGACGCTCGAGATCCTCAAGGCCGAGCTCGACATCACCAATGACGAGGTCACGATCCTCCCCGGCCCGCTCGACCTCAGCGCGCTCTTCGCGCTGGGGAAGGTCAACCGCCCCGACCTGAAGTACACGCCGCAGATCCCCGTTACCGTCGCGGAGTTCCGCACCTCGGACTCCGACGAAGAGCCCGACATCTTCCGCGCGATCGCCGAGCGTGACGTCCTTGTGCACCACCCGTACGAATCGTTCTCGACGAGCGTGCAGGCATTCATCGAGCAGGCCGCCAACGACCCCGACGTGCTCGCGATCAAGCAGACGCTGTACCGCACATCGGGTGACTCCCCGATCATCGCGTCGCTGATCAAGGCAGCGGAGTCGGGCAAGCAGGTCCTCGCCCTCGTCGAGATCAAGGCCCGCTTCGACGAGCAGAACAACATCGTCTGGGCGCGCAAGCTCGAAAAGGCTGGCGTGCACGTTGTCTACGGTCTCGTCGGGCTCAAGACGCACTGCAAGCTGCTGCAGGTGATTCGCAAGGAGGAAGGCCACCTCCACATCTACAACCACATCGGCACGGGTAACTACAACCCGAAGACCTCGCGCATCTACGAGGACCTCGGGCTCTTCACCGATGACGAAGAGGTCTCGGGCGACATCACCCGCCTGTTCAACCAGCTCTCGGGGTATGCGATCGAGCGCGACTTCAAGCGCCTCCTCGTCGCGCCCCTGCACCTGCGCCCGGGCCTGCTCCAACTCATCCGCAACGAACGCGACGCCGCGCTTCGGGGAGAGCCCAGCCGCATCCGCATCAAGGTCAACTCGATGGTGGATGAGGAGCTGACGGACGCGCTCTACGAAGCAAGCCAGGCGGGCGTGCCGGTCGACATCTGGGTCCGCGGTATCTGCAGCGTGCGCCCCGGCGTCCCTGGCCTGAGCGAGAACATCCGCGTCCGCTCCGTCGTTGGTCGCAACCTCGAGCACTCGCGCCTGTTCAGCTTTCACAACGGCGGCGACACGCAGATCTACATCGGCTCGGCGGACATGATGCACCGCAACCTCGACCGTCGTATCGAGGCCCTCGTCCGGCTGACGGACCCGGACCACCTCCGGACCGTCACGGAGCTGTTCGACCTCGGTATGTCCGATGATTCCGCGACCTGGCACCTCAACTCGGACGAGACTTGGACGCGTCACCACGTCAGCGACCAGGGCGAGCCGCTCACCGACGTCCACAACGAGGTCATGCGCCGCACCGCCGCACGTCCGCGCCGGTACACGCTCCGCTAG
- the mshD gene encoding mycothiol synthase, translated as MPVKAVDGGTITREFPEFARAVELTDGVAAFNEDTALNLDKREAHTIEIEDQLAALALSHRLEDGTLESELAVHPQLRGRGLGSQLLQTLRNYARESGNGALQLWAHGNLPGAQQLAGAQGFANVRTLYQLEKPLNEDIAEPTLENGERIRPFERARDGEDWIALNAQVFATHPEQGALQLADLDARIAQDWFDTENFLILESERGEMLGYNWLKVTPEEGEIYVIGVAAKAAGHGYGTALMQAGERRLRERGVATVALYVDGENERAVALYRRLGYSERTVDVQYRANR; from the coding sequence ATGCCTGTAAAAGCAGTAGACGGCGGAACGATCACCCGCGAGTTCCCGGAATTCGCCCGAGCGGTCGAGCTGACGGATGGCGTGGCCGCGTTTAACGAGGACACGGCGCTCAACCTCGACAAGCGCGAGGCCCACACGATCGAGATCGAAGACCAGCTTGCCGCATTGGCACTGAGCCACCGACTCGAGGACGGGACACTCGAGAGCGAGCTGGCCGTGCATCCTCAACTTCGCGGCCGCGGCCTCGGCAGCCAGTTGCTGCAGACTCTCCGCAATTACGCGCGCGAAAGCGGCAATGGCGCGCTCCAGCTTTGGGCGCACGGCAACCTCCCCGGCGCTCAACAGCTCGCGGGCGCGCAGGGCTTCGCGAATGTCCGAACGCTGTACCAGCTCGAGAAACCGCTCAACGAGGACATCGCCGAGCCAACGCTCGAAAACGGCGAACGCATCCGCCCCTTCGAGCGGGCGCGGGACGGCGAAGACTGGATCGCGCTGAACGCACAGGTATTCGCGACTCACCCCGAGCAGGGCGCACTGCAGTTGGCAGATCTCGACGCGCGCATCGCTCAAGACTGGTTCGACACGGAGAACTTTCTCATCCTCGAATCGGAGCGCGGCGAGATGCTGGGCTACAACTGGCTCAAGGTCACTCCGGAGGAGGGCGAGATTTACGTCATCGGTGTCGCTGCAAAGGCAGCGGGTCACGGCTACGGTACGGCGCTCATGCAGGCTGGTGAGCGCCGCCTTCGCGAGCGCGGTGTAGCGACAGTCGCGCTCTACGTGGACGGTGAGAATGAACGCGCCGTCGCCCTCTACCGCCGTCTCGGCTATTCCGAGCGAACGGTCGACGTGCAGTACCGCGCCAACCGTTAA
- a CDS encoding FABP family protein, with the protein MIEIPVGLQPELVPMYWLIGTWEGTGMVEYAVDGEMRKHPFRQRVTFRHDDLPFLEYQSNVWLLDEETDEASPLTSETGFWRLSRPRDAGDVGPGFLPPTEPPTFNNADAVETLRNDQDGFDLEVSLVHPTGVAEHYYGVIRGPRVDLATDGILSSKNAEDYRAATRMYGLVNGKMFWLWNIKALGQELATHASAELARVEPAAS; encoded by the coding sequence ATGATTGAGATCCCGGTCGGCCTGCAGCCCGAACTCGTGCCGATGTATTGGCTCATCGGTACGTGGGAGGGCACGGGCATGGTCGAATACGCCGTCGATGGCGAGATGCGCAAGCATCCCTTTCGCCAGCGAGTCACGTTCCGGCATGACGACCTTCCGTTCCTCGAGTACCAGTCCAACGTCTGGCTGCTTGACGAAGAGACGGACGAGGCGTCGCCGCTGACTTCCGAGACGGGGTTCTGGCGACTGTCGCGTCCGCGAGACGCGGGCGACGTTGGGCCGGGCTTCTTGCCACCGACCGAGCCGCCGACGTTTAATAATGCGGATGCCGTCGAAACGCTTCGCAATGATCAAGACGGCTTCGATCTTGAGGTCTCGCTCGTCCATCCGACCGGGGTGGCCGAGCACTACTACGGCGTTATTCGCGGGCCGCGCGTCGATCTGGCCACCGATGGCATCCTGAGCTCGAAGAACGCGGAAGACTATCGGGCCGCGACGCGCATGTATGGTCTTGTCAACGGCAAGATGTTCTGGCTCTGGAACATTAAGGCGCTCGGCCAGGAGCTCGCGACGCACGCATCCGCTGAGCTCGCGCGCGTCGAGCCAGCAGCGAGCTGA
- the ygfZ gene encoding CAF17-like 4Fe-4S cluster assembly/insertion protein YgfZ — translation MKISESPFLGLPGAVAAAAPDAGVAAHYGGTPLREQRQLARGLAIVDCSHLGIIEVSGEDRLTWIDSLTTQSIANIQPGESAENLLLSPQGRIEFAFGMLDDGASTWLISEPDLAAGLAEWLHKMRFRMRVVVTDRSADLFAIGTLGAQDLGAVAPGGVPLVWHDPWTTGVEGAVSYAAIDPAEHPGHDFGLSLHLVDAAGREALVERVRSGELEAAGAMALNGLRVAAWRPRQAYEFDDRIIPHELDLLRSAVHLNKGCYRGQETIAKVHNLGHPPRRLVQLDLEGTDGRLPAKGALVHLGSDPDGKPVGRVTSAVMHYESGPIALALLKRAVDPTAELVVELSENVSPVEDVQPDAVEESPIERLAAFQTVIVSPESGRAVSIPRGLRRK, via the coding sequence GTGAAGATTTCCGAATCCCCCTTCCTCGGGCTGCCTGGCGCGGTTGCCGCGGCCGCACCAGATGCGGGCGTCGCCGCACACTACGGCGGAACACCGCTTCGCGAACAGCGACAGCTTGCCCGCGGGCTCGCGATCGTCGACTGCTCGCACCTCGGCATCATCGAGGTGTCGGGCGAAGACCGGCTCACGTGGATCGACTCGCTCACGACCCAGTCGATCGCGAACATCCAGCCCGGCGAAAGCGCGGAAAACCTGCTCTTGAGCCCCCAAGGGCGGATCGAGTTCGCCTTCGGCATGCTTGACGATGGCGCCTCCACGTGGCTCATTTCCGAGCCCGATCTCGCTGCGGGGCTCGCCGAATGGCTGCACAAGATGCGCTTCCGGATGCGCGTGGTCGTCACGGATCGCTCGGCGGATCTCTTCGCGATCGGGACGCTTGGCGCGCAGGACCTCGGGGCAGTCGCCCCGGGTGGCGTGCCGCTCGTGTGGCACGACCCGTGGACCACCGGAGTCGAGGGTGCCGTGAGCTACGCCGCGATCGACCCGGCCGAGCATCCCGGTCACGATTTCGGGCTGTCGCTGCACCTTGTGGATGCGGCAGGTCGCGAGGCGCTCGTCGAACGGGTGCGATCGGGCGAGCTCGAGGCCGCCGGAGCGATGGCGCTCAACGGCCTGCGGGTTGCAGCATGGCGGCCGCGGCAGGCGTACGAGTTCGACGATCGGATCATCCCACACGAGCTCGACCTCTTGCGCTCTGCCGTGCATCTGAATAAGGGCTGCTATCGCGGCCAGGAAACCATCGCGAAGGTCCACAACCTCGGCCACCCGCCACGTCGGCTCGTGCAGCTCGACCTCGAGGGCACGGACGGGCGGCTGCCCGCGAAGGGCGCGCTCGTGCACCTCGGGAGCGACCCCGATGGGAAGCCGGTCGGGCGGGTGACGAGCGCCGTCATGCACTACGAGTCGGGGCCAATTGCGCTCGCGCTGCTAAAGCGCGCCGTGGACCCGACGGCCGAGCTCGTCGTTGAACTCAGCGAAAACGTTTCGCCCGTCGAGGACGTGCAGCCGGATGCGGTCGAGGAGTCACCGATCGAGCGGCTCGCGGCCTTCCAGACCGTGATCGTGAGCCCCGAATCGGGGCGCGCCGTGAGCATCCCGCGAGGCCTGCGCCGCAAGTAG
- a CDS encoding ABC transporter ATP-binding protein: protein MNTPVVQVTSVEKAFNGTGPNPVHAVAGVDLTIHRGEIIALLGSNGAGKTTLLDMILGLTTPTKGEISLFGASPGDAVAAGQIAAVLQSGGLLGDLTVGETVRMISHLYPHSLAPEEAMKRAGIRELANRRVSKCSGGEQQRLRFALALLPEPELLVLDEPTAGMDVNARRDFWATMSKEARDGRTIIFATHYLQEADDFAERIVMVHHGVIVADGPVAQIRALTGRKHVSVEWPDASDADLAGIPGTEELKRSGSRIQFVTSDSDTAARFLLNTSARNLEITAAGLDSVFTNLTTEEARS, encoded by the coding sequence ATGAACACGCCAGTCGTCCAAGTCACCTCAGTCGAGAAGGCGTTCAACGGCACGGGGCCAAACCCCGTCCACGCCGTTGCCGGTGTCGACCTCACAATCCACCGCGGCGAAATTATCGCGCTCCTGGGCAGCAATGGCGCGGGCAAGACCACGCTGCTCGACATGATCCTGGGCCTCACCACACCGACAAAGGGCGAAATCTCGCTCTTCGGCGCCTCGCCGGGCGACGCCGTGGCCGCGGGCCAGATCGCCGCGGTGCTGCAATCGGGCGGCCTCCTCGGCGACCTCACGGTGGGGGAGACGGTCCGGATGATTTCGCACCTCTACCCACACTCCCTCGCGCCCGAAGAGGCCATGAAACGGGCGGGAATCCGCGAGCTCGCGAATCGCCGAGTGTCCAAGTGCTCGGGCGGCGAGCAGCAGCGCCTGCGCTTCGCGCTCGCGCTCTTGCCCGAACCGGAACTGCTCGTGCTCGACGAACCAACCGCCGGGATGGACGTCAACGCGCGGCGGGACTTCTGGGCCACCATGAGCAAAGAGGCGCGCGACGGTCGCACGATCATCTTCGCGACGCACTATCTCCAAGAAGCGGATGACTTCGCCGAGCGAATCGTGATGGTGCACCACGGGGTCATCGTCGCCGACGGCCCGGTCGCACAGATCCGCGCGCTGACGGGAAGAAAGCATGTCTCCGTCGAGTGGCCGGATGCCTCCGACGCCGATCTCGCGGGAATTCCGGGCACCGAGGAACTGAAGCGCTCCGGGTCGCGCATCCAATTTGTGACGAGTGACTCGGACACTGCCGCGCGATTCCTCCTGAACACCAGCGCCCGAAACCTCGAAATCACCGCGGCAGGCCTCGACAGCGTATTCACCAACCTCACCACGGAAGAAGCACGATCATGA
- a CDS encoding ABC transporter permease, with protein MSSAPTTSRASTPNNLSRTVNLAYTGFDLRRNVRMYGNLVFIVGLPVAMFVIFGGMQSYSEIELWNGRGNVSAQIMVAMAAYGAVMATSGLAGTAAVELQQGWGRQLGLTPFTRGGYVLSKTIVALALAVLPILSVYLAGVLLNARMDGWLWPATAPLILVGGIVFALYGLAFGLFFRSESAVGASSGLIVILMFLGNAFVPLSGFLLDLAPFTPVWGVMQLALWPLNEGMGMDPDAASGVIEYALWQPLLNIAVWSAIFGVVALIGARRGTSRR; from the coding sequence ATGAGCAGCGCACCCACAACGAGCCGCGCATCCACGCCGAACAATCTCTCACGGACGGTGAACCTGGCCTACACCGGGTTCGATTTACGGCGAAACGTACGCATGTACGGCAACCTCGTTTTCATCGTCGGCCTCCCGGTCGCGATGTTCGTGATCTTCGGCGGCATGCAGTCCTACTCGGAAATTGAGCTGTGGAATGGTCGCGGTAACGTTTCGGCCCAGATCATGGTGGCGATGGCGGCCTACGGCGCGGTTATGGCGACCTCGGGACTGGCAGGCACCGCGGCCGTCGAGCTCCAACAGGGCTGGGGGCGGCAGCTCGGGCTCACGCCATTTACTCGTGGCGGTTACGTGCTGAGCAAGACGATCGTCGCGCTCGCGCTCGCGGTCCTCCCCATCCTGTCGGTCTACCTTGCGGGCGTTCTGCTTAACGCGCGGATGGACGGCTGGCTGTGGCCTGCCACCGCCCCGCTCATCCTCGTGGGCGGCATCGTATTTGCCCTCTACGGACTCGCGTTCGGGCTCTTCTTCCGCAGTGAAAGTGCGGTTGGCGCGTCAAGCGGGCTGATTGTCATCCTGATGTTCCTCGGAAACGCGTTCGTGCCGCTGTCGGGCTTCCTCCTCGATCTTGCGCCGTTCACCCCGGTTTGGGGCGTCATGCAGCTCGCTCTGTGGCCGCTCAACGAGGGGATGGGGATGGACCCGGATGCGGCCAGCGGCGTGATCGAATACGCGCTGTGGCAGCCACTGCTGAATATCGCGGTGTGGTCGGCGATCTTTGGTGTCGTCGCCCTGATCGGGGCGCGTCGGGGCACCTCGCGACGTTAG